Genomic window (Rossellomorea aquimaris):
GCTGACTTTTCTCAAGGAGCTCCTTCACCGTTACAATGAGTTCTTCTGCCTCGAGATATACATGGCCCTGCTTTACACATGTTTGTTCAAGGGTGTATAAACAGCCTGCTTTGATCCGGTCGGGATGACTGCCAGTCAAACCAATCTTAGAACCAATCTCATCGGCCCGGGTAAAGCCGATTCCTTCAATATCTTCCACGAGCTTATAGGGGTTATTTTGAATGATCTCAAGCGCCTGCTCTTTATAGGCTTGATAGACCTTCATGGAAATTTGGGGTCCAAACCCCAGATCATTCAGCATGATCATGACCCGCTCCAAGCCTTGATGCTCGGAAAGCGTATCATAAATACTTTTCGCCTTTTCCTTTGGAAGTTTTGGAATTTCATCCAGGAGGCTTGGATTTTCGAGTATTTTGGTGATGGCGTTTTCCCCGATATGCTCCACTATCTTCTCAGCTGTTTTCTTCCCGATTCCTTTAAATAAATCACTTGATAAATAATGGACGACACCTTGTGTGGTTTGTGGGATTTCTTTCTTGAAATGCTTCGCATGAAACTGCATGCCAAACTTTGGATGTTCTTGAAACCTTCCGTAAAATACATAGGTCTCATCTTCATGTATCTTTGGGAAATTCCCGGTTACGACCGCTTCTTTGTCTTCATAAGAATCATTCGTTTCGTCCACCCGGATCCGGACCACGGTATAGAGATTTTCCTCATTATGAAAAATGGTGACAAGGTGCCTTCCTTTTATATAGGTTTCTTCCTCACCAAACAGCTTTAAAGAATCTTGCTGGCTCAAATCAGTGAACCTCCTAACTATTCACTTTGTTCGTTTTTCAGCTTTTCGATCATCTTGATGCCATAGCCCGCCAGCATATGATCTGGTTGGACTTCAATTGCTTTATTGAAATACATCAGTGCCGTATCTGCATCATCCTTATGGCCTGCATAGGCAACCCCTAAGTTGTAGTAAGCATCTGCGTGAGTTGGATCTGCTTCCACTACTTGAGATAATTGCGCAATCGCTTCTTCGTATGCTTCAACCTTCGCTAAGCATAGACCTAACTGGAAGCGCGCTTCTATGTCCTCTTCATTCAGTTCGACACTTCGTTGTAAGTATGGAAGAGCGAGTCTCGGCTGCTCTAATTGGAATAAACTTACTCCAAGCATAAAATAAACGTCGGCATTTTCCATTCCTTTCGAAACAGCTTTTTCAAACTGATCCTTTGCTTCATCAAAGTCATTTTCATTAAAGTACAGGTTCCCCAGGGAATAGTATGCTGCCCCTGCATTCTCGTCGATCGAGATCGCCCGTTCGAAAAATTTCTTCGCCTTTTCATTGTCTCCAACCGACATTAATACGTTCCCGAAATTAATATATCCGACAGGATCCTTAGGGTTTTCTTCGATGGCTTCTGTAAAAAGCTTCACAGACTCTTCTACTTTTCCTTCTTGTAATAACTCAATTCCTTTTAAATTCTTATCCAATTCAAACACCTCTATATTGTTATGATTTATGTATGCCGGTTGAGTATTGATATTTATCGTTTCTAGTATAACATAAGGTACTCCCGATATTGATATACATCAATGATGAAAAAAGGACTGAGAGAAGAGAGGTGGTACATCTCTTCTTCTCAGTCCTTTTTTTGTGGTTATGGTCAGTGTTAACCTACATACGTAAGTTTTTTTTCGTCTTTATAAATGGTATCAATCGTTCCTCCACCCAGACACTCATCTCCGTTATAGAAAACAACCGCTTGTCCTGGTGTGACTGCACGGATAGGCTCATCAAAAAGGACTTTCACCTTACCATCTTCTAAAGGAATGACCGTTACGTTGTTATCATCCTGACGGTAACGGAATTTTGCCGTACAGGCGAATTCAGCTGGTTTCTCACCATTCGAGGTCCAGTGAACATCCGTTGCGAGAATGGAATCTGAATAAAGGGCAGGATGCTCGAAGCTTTGACCTACATAAAGGACATTTCTTTCAAGGTCCTTACCGATGGCAAACCAGGGATCACCGGCTCCACCTATTCCCAGTCCATGACGTTGCCCGATTGTATAGTACATCAATCCATCGTGTTTTCCCATCACTTTACCGTCTAATGTTTCCATCGTTCCCGGTTGGGCAGGTAAGTAATTGCTTAAGAAATCTTTGAAGTTTCGTTCACCGATGAAGCAAATCCCCGTACTGTCTTTCTTGGCAGCTGTCGCAAGGCCCGCTTCCTTCGCAATTTCCCTAACCTTTTTCTTATCGATGCCTCCTAGGGGGAACATCACTTTTTCAAGTTGCTCCTGCCCTAACTGATTGAGGAAGTAAGTTTGATCCTTATTGTTGTCGACACCGCGAAGCATCTTGTATTCCCCATCACGATATTCAACTTGTGCATAGTGGCCGGTTGCAAGATAATCTGCACCAAGTTTCAGTGCATGATCAAGGAATGCTTTGAACTTAATTTCTTTATTACACATCACATCCGGGTTTGGTGTTCTTCCCGCTTTATATTCATCCAGGAAATACGTAAACACTTTATCCCAGTATTGTTTTTCAAAATTCACAGCGTAGTAAGGAATACCAATTTGGTTACATACCCGAATCACATCGTTGTAATCTTCTGTTGCGGTACAAACTCCATTTTCATCGGTATCATCCCAGTTTTTCATGAAAATCCCGATGACTTCATAGCCTTGTTGCTTTAATAATAATGCGGCCACAGAAGAATCTACTCCACCAGACATCCCAACGACCACTCTTGTATCCTTTGGTTCTTTTTTCACTAACGCCACCTCCTTATTCGTCATTTGTCCGTTGCGGACAACAATCTTATGATGTTAATCGCTTCACGATTTTTGCGACTTCATGGGCAGTCCAGACAATTTGCTCTTCCGTGTTCCCCTGACCAAAGCTGAAGCGGATGGAGTTCCTTGAATTCCCTGACTGTTTGCCAAACATCGCGACCAGTACATGTGAAGGCTCTATAGATCCAGCTGTACAAGCAGAGCCGCTTGATACAGCGATACCTGACATATCTAAATTCACCAGCATGGACTCTACATCCGTGCCGGGAAAACTTAAGTTTAGCACATGGGGCAATGTATACTCAAGAGATCCGTTCTCCTCATAATCAATGCCGGCTCCGGCTAAGGTTTCCTTCAGTAAAACCTTGAAATGAGAGTACTGTGCATTCTTCTCTTCGATGGCTTTTTGAGCAATTTCTACTGCCTTTCCAAGACCAACAATGGCCGGAACGTTTTCTGTACCTGCGCGACGCTTTCTTTCCTGCTCTCCCCCATATAATCCAGGCTGCACATCCACGTTTTTATGTGAATAAAGAAAGCCTATTCCTTTAGGTCCATTTATTTTATGACCCGAAACCGAAAGCAAATCGATTCCAAGCTCCTTCACGTCAATGTTTATCAAGCCAAACGCTTGTACAGCATCTGTATGAAAGTAAGCTTGATGATTTTGTAGAATCTGTCCAATCTCTTTAATCGGCTGGATCGTTCCTACCTCATTATTACCAAACATAATCGTAACAAGTATTGTATCGTCTCGAAGTTCCCTTTGCAGTTCCTCCACCGATACCCTGCCCGTACGGTCTACTGAGAGATATGTCACGTCAAACCCTTTGGATTCAAGAAATTCACATGCATGTAAAACAGCATGATGCTCTGTTTGAGTGGTAATGATATGATTTCCTTTTCCTTTATTAGCCTCAGCTGAACCGATAATAGCTAAATTATCTGCTTCAGTTCCACCGCTTGTAAAAATGATGTCATTGTAATCTGCATGAATACTTTGAGCTATGATGGTACGTGCACGGTCGACAAGATGACGAGATGCACGGCCAAATGAATGAATGCTCGATGGATTACCAAAGGACTCCTTCATCACTGAAGTCATTTCTTCAATTACTTCAGGATGCATGGGAGACGTTGCAGCATGATCCAGGTACACTCTTTCCATTTTTTGTTACCTCCTAAATATAGAACATGTACGCATCGGATTCACCGTCATCTGAATGACTGGCTAAATCTTCAATCGTTGTATTATCGAGTACTTCTTTAACGGCATCCCGAATTCGGATCCATAGCTCACGCTTTGCCGGTTCTTCATTTTCAATTCCTTCTACAGGGCTTATTGGCCCTTCAAGGATCCGGATAATATCTCCCGCTGTAATTTCAGATGGCTCATGTCCCAACACATAACCACCGTAAGCCCCCCGGATACTTCTAACAAGACCGCCATTACGCAGTGGAGCGACCAGTTGCTCAAGGTAATGTTCCGACAGCTCATGCTGCTGTGCGATCGTTTTCAGCGAAGTCGGCCCTTCACCATGGCGTTTTGCTAATTCAATCATAATCGTTAAACCGTATCGGCCTTTAGTTGATATCTTCATGTCCAGCACCTCTACTATATTTAATAACGTCACGTTCAGACGTATTTTTCTTCTGTATTGACTTTTGTTATTATAGCATATCCGTCCTCTCACTGTGAAAGGGGCGGCTTCATTCACTTTTCCCACCCCTTTCCTAAAGCCACAATATTTCCTTAAAAGAACCTCCTATGATAAAGTGAATTTAACTAGAACGTCAGTTTGGAGAGATGTTTCATGTCGATTAAACCACTTGCCTTTAAGATGCGACCGAGGACCATTGATGAAATCATCGGGCAGCAGCATTTAGTTGGTGAAGGAAAGATCATAGACAGGATGGTAAAAGCAAAGCAGCTGTCTTCCATGATATTATACGGTCCACCGGGTATTGGGAAAACGTCCATCGCGAGCGCCATTGCCGGTAGTACGAAATATCGGTTTAAAACCCTGAATGCCGTAACCAATAATAAGAAAGATATTCAAATCGTTGCAGAAGAAGCAAAAATGTCCGGGAAAGTGATCCTTCTATTGGATGAGGTTCATCGCTTGGATAAAGGAAAACAGGATTTTCTCCTTCCTTATTTGGAGAACGGGATGATCACCCTGATCGGGGCAACGACGAGCAACCCCTACCATGCCATTAATCCAGCGATCAGAAGCAGATGCCAAATTTTCGAGCTAAAGCCACTTACGATCGATGAAATGAAAATCGCCTTGCATCGAGCCATAGAGGACGAAGAGCGTGGATTAGGGGAGTATTCACTTGATGTAACCGATGAAGCGATTGAACATTTTGCAAGCAGCAGCTTTGGAGATGTGAGGAGTTCGTTGAATGCATTGGAACTGGCTGTCTTGTCCACTTCACCGAATGAGGACGGTGTGATTTCTATTGATGTCAATATCGCAGAAGAGTGCCTGCAAAAGAAAAGCTTTTCTCACGATAAAGACGGAGACGCCCATTACGATGTCGTAAGCGCGTTTCAGAAATCAATCCGGGGAAGTGATGTGAATGCGGCTCTACATTATTTAGGCAGACTCGTTGAAGCCGGGGACCTACCGAGCATCGCCCGCAGACTATTGGTGATTGCCTATGAAGATATCGGCCTTGCCAACCCCCAAGCGGGACCAAGAACACTGGCGGCAGTCGAAACTGCTGAGAAAATCGGGTTTCCAGAAGCGAGAATTCCTTTAGCCAATGCGATCATCGAGCTTTGTCTTTCACCTAAGTCGAACTCGGCAATCATGGCCATCGACCTGGCACTCGGTGATATCCGCAAAGGAAAAAGCGGCGAGGTTCCAGATCACCTTAAGGATGCTCATTATCAAGGTGCCAAAGAACTGGGAAGAGGCATCGAATACAAGTACCCACACAGCTATGAATCGGGATGGGTACCACAAACCTATTTACCAGATAAACTTAAGAATGCTCAATACTATACCCCTAAATCGACGGGCAAGTTCGAACAGGCGATTGCTCAGGTGTATGAGAAGATTAATAAGCAGATGAAATAACAAAAGTGGAGGCGGCTCGTTCAGCCCCTTTAGCTTATGACCTCGAGGGGCTAGCCGCCGGAGCTGGATGAAACAAAAGCGGAGGCGGCGTGGTCAGTCTTCACAAGCACTCTTATTAAAAGAGGTGTTGAGTCAAACTGCGAACTTCACTATAAAAACTCCCAACGAGCTGGGAGTTTTTTTAACGTGTCAATGCCATATCTCTCCACCCTATCATACATTAGTAAAAAGGCCTGGAGGTGTATGGATTGATTATCATTGAAAATGGATTGTCAAGTATTGGGTTGCAGAATCTATCACCTGTAGAAGAAAACATCGTTAAAGCGCTGGAAAGCAGTCCGACGGAGTATCGTTACCGTAGCTTAGGTGAGCTCCAATTTGAGTTGAAGATGCGGGAACGATTCATTGTCAATGCAAGGAGCATGGATGAAGGTGACGCCAAATTCGCTGCTTTTGAACACTCCTATTTCAACTCTGCTTTTTGGATCAAGACCCCATACGGTTATAGACTTCGCGACTCGAAGCTTCCATCAGAGGCCATTGAAGATATCTTCACAAATAGCTCTGCCTATAGCTTCGAATGCGTCACCAGCATTGTTCTCATATACTATAAATCGATTCTTGATACAATCAGGACTTCATATTTCAATCAGCTGTTCTCCCCTCTTTTAGTGTGGGGTCACAATTATGACGATGATATGAGCATGGTCACCTATGAAGGAGTGGATTATATTCCAGGGGATGTATACTACTTCTCTAACCCCGACTATGAAGACCCAATATGGATGGGGGAAAATTCTGTGTTTTTAGAAGAGGATCAGTATTTTGGTCACGGAGTCGGAATCATGACACATGATGAAATGATAGAAGCTTTAAATACTCTTCGAAAAAAAAATGCCACTGAGCCAGCCTTTCTCCTTCAACAAGTCACACGTCTGAAGTTTGCAGATTTATACCGGTATGCATAAAAAGTGACGAACTCTGATGAGTCCGTCACTTTTTGATTGCTTTTTAGTTGTCCAGCTACGGCGGCTAGACCCTCGAGGTCATAAGTCAAACCACCCATTAAGGCAAAGGACGCCTTTCCGGGTGGTTCGCCTTATGCTTGTAGGGCCTGACCAAGCCGCCTCCGCTTTTGTCCAGCTACGGCGGCTAGGCCCCCTCGAGGTCATAAGTCAAACCACCCATTAAGGCAAAGGACGCCTTTCTGGGTGGTTCGCCTTACGCTTGTCGGGCCTGACCAAGCCGCCTCCGCTTTTCTATGCCGCTACATCTCTCTTATTAAAGACGATGAATGCCAGAAGTTGGAAGATGATGAAGTAGATGATGAGCATGGTGATGGAGAAGCCCATGGTCATACCGTCCACTAGCGGTGGTGTGAAACCTGTGTATTGAGTCAGATCCGTGTTTGCGAACAAACTGAATTTTGCCCAGTCGAATCGAAGAGCGAGCAGGCTTGTGGCATTCGCTCCCACAAATAATAGAAATAAGGAGATTCCGATAGCCAGTGAGCTGCTTCTGAACACAGTTGAAATCATGAAGGCCATTGTAGCCATCATCACGACATCAATGGTTTTCAATAAGTAAGTTTTGATCAAGTACCCGACAATGTTCTGTTCGACTACCTTCCCATCCACATACGCCAGGTGGGTCGACTGATCTGTTCCACCAAATAATAGGAGGCCGAGCAGGAACGATACGACGAATAATACAAGTAGCATACTCATTCCGTATAAAATGACGGTAAAATACTTCGATAGAAGGATCTTTGTTCTGGAGATGGGACGAATGAGCAAAAGCTTGATTGTACCCCAGCTGAACTCACTTGCCACAATTCCTGCTGCCACAATGATGGCAAACAGACCGACAACAAGTACGGAAAAGGCATTCGTTTCAACAAACGTCCAAACCGTTTCTTTTACTTTTGGTTGAATGTCATTTTCAATACGATATTCATTTAACGCAATTCTTCGTTCTGTGTCTTTCTCTATGAATTTGTTCATATTTGGATTTTCCGACAACACTTGTTTATCAGCTTCCACTTGTGCTGAGAGTTCCTGCTTCCAGTTTTCCGATTCCTTTGCTTTCCCGTCATCATACTTCGTAAAAGCTGCCGTCACTCCAATAATCAGAATAAGCAATCCGAGCATGACATATGTTCCGACCCGTTTAAATATTTTTGTCCATTCATTTCTAATGAGACTAA
Coding sequences:
- a CDS encoding ABC transporter permease gives rise to the protein MLSLIRNEWTKIFKRVGTYVMLGLLILIIGVTAAFTKYDDGKAKESENWKQELSAQVEADKQVLSENPNMNKFIEKDTERRIALNEYRIENDIQPKVKETVWTFVETNAFSVLVVGLFAIIVAAGIVASEFSWGTIKLLLIRPISRTKILLSKYFTVILYGMSMLLVLFVVSFLLGLLLFGGTDQSTHLAYVDGKVVEQNIVGYLIKTYLLKTIDVVMMATMAFMISTVFRSSSLAIGISLFLLFVGANATSLLALRFDWAKFSLFANTDLTQYTGFTPPLVDGMTMGFSITMLIIYFIIFQLLAFIVFNKRDVAA
- a CDS encoding protein-glutamine gamma-glutamyltransferase; amino-acid sequence: MIIIENGLSSIGLQNLSPVEENIVKALESSPTEYRYRSLGELQFELKMRERFIVNARSMDEGDAKFAAFEHSYFNSAFWIKTPYGYRLRDSKLPSEAIEDIFTNSSAYSFECVTSIVLIYYKSILDTIRTSYFNQLFSPLLVWGHNYDDDMSMVTYEGVDYIPGDVYYFSNPDYEDPIWMGENSVFLEEDQYFGHGVGIMTHDEMIEALNTLRKKNATEPAFLLQQVTRLKFADLYRYA
- a CDS encoding cysteine desulfurase family protein, whose amino-acid sequence is MERVYLDHAATSPMHPEVIEEMTSVMKESFGNPSSIHSFGRASRHLVDRARTIIAQSIHADYNDIIFTSGGTEADNLAIIGSAEANKGKGNHIITTQTEHHAVLHACEFLESKGFDVTYLSVDRTGRVSVEELQRELRDDTILVTIMFGNNEVGTIQPIKEIGQILQNHQAYFHTDAVQAFGLINIDVKELGIDLLSVSGHKINGPKGIGFLYSHKNVDVQPGLYGGEQERKRRAGTENVPAIVGLGKAVEIAQKAIEEKNAQYSHFKVLLKETLAGAGIDYEENGSLEYTLPHVLNLSFPGTDVESMLVNLDMSGIAVSSGSACTAGSIEPSHVLVAMFGKQSGNSRNSIRFSFGQGNTEEQIVWTAHEVAKIVKRLTS
- a CDS encoding tetratricopeptide repeat protein yields the protein MDKNLKGIELLQEGKVEESVKLFTEAIEENPKDPVGYINFGNVLMSVGDNEKAKKFFERAISIDENAGAAYYSLGNLYFNENDFDEAKDQFEKAVSKGMENADVYFMLGVSLFQLEQPRLALPYLQRSVELNEEDIEARFQLGLCLAKVEAYEEAIAQLSQVVEADPTHADAYYNLGVAYAGHKDDADTALMYFNKAIEVQPDHMLAGYGIKMIEKLKNEQSE
- a CDS encoding replication-associated recombination protein A: MSIKPLAFKMRPRTIDEIIGQQHLVGEGKIIDRMVKAKQLSSMILYGPPGIGKTSIASAIAGSTKYRFKTLNAVTNNKKDIQIVAEEAKMSGKVILLLDEVHRLDKGKQDFLLPYLENGMITLIGATTSNPYHAINPAIRSRCQIFELKPLTIDEMKIALHRAIEDEERGLGEYSLDVTDEAIEHFASSSFGDVRSSLNALELAVLSTSPNEDGVISIDVNIAEECLQKKSFSHDKDGDAHYDVVSAFQKSIRGSDVNAALHYLGRLVEAGDLPSIARRLLVIAYEDIGLANPQAGPRTLAAVETAEKIGFPEARIPLANAIIELCLSPKSNSAIMAIDLALGDIRKGKSGEVPDHLKDAHYQGAKELGRGIEYKYPHSYESGWVPQTYLPDKLKNAQYYTPKSTGKFEQAIAQVYEKINKQMK
- the mnmA gene encoding tRNA 2-thiouridine(34) synthase MnmA — its product is MKKEPKDTRVVVGMSGGVDSSVAALLLKQQGYEVIGIFMKNWDDTDENGVCTATEDYNDVIRVCNQIGIPYYAVNFEKQYWDKVFTYFLDEYKAGRTPNPDVMCNKEIKFKAFLDHALKLGADYLATGHYAQVEYRDGEYKMLRGVDNNKDQTYFLNQLGQEQLEKVMFPLGGIDKKKVREIAKEAGLATAAKKDSTGICFIGERNFKDFLSNYLPAQPGTMETLDGKVMGKHDGLMYYTIGQRHGLGIGGAGDPWFAIGKDLERNVLYVGQSFEHPALYSDSILATDVHWTSNGEKPAEFACTAKFRYRQDDNNVTVIPLEDGKVKVLFDEPIRAVTPGQAVVFYNGDECLGGGTIDTIYKDEKKLTYVG
- a CDS encoding Rrf2 family transcriptional regulator, whose translation is MKISTKGRYGLTIMIELAKRHGEGPTSLKTIAQQHELSEHYLEQLVAPLRNGGLVRSIRGAYGGYVLGHEPSEITAGDIIRILEGPISPVEGIENEEPAKRELWIRIRDAVKEVLDNTTIEDLASHSDDGESDAYMFYI